ACCTCTTTACGAGTCCGAATGACACGACTGGCTAAACGATCAGCCAGCTCTTCGAGAGTTTTTTTACGCCGCTCACGGAAGTTCTCCGCATCTAGCACAAGCCGTATAAAACTGTCGGAGTAACGATTAGCTACGATATTAGCCAAATACTGCAGAGCATCGAGAGTTTGTCCTCTTCTACCAATCAAAAGTCCCAAATCTGGACCTGATATCTGCAGAATCGTGGATTCCTTAGTGTGGACGATTTCGACTTCCACTTCGAGCCCCATGCTCTTAGCGACATCCACAATGAAATGAACGGCTTCTTGGTAAGCTTCCTCCACCGGTTGTCCGGAATCTTGGCGTGGCACACCGCCGTTAGCCTCCTGTTTGCTCTCTCTTGTTGACTGCTGAGGCAGTGACGGAGCACTCGCCGCTGATGCCGGTGCGGCTTCGGCTATCAAGGTTAACTCAACCTTGGCACCTTTCGCACCGATCAATCCCAGGAATCCTCTTGATGGCTGCTCAAGTACGTTGACCGTTACCCGGTCCTTTTGAACTCCAAGCTGGGTTAGTCCCCGTTCTACAGCTTCTTCAATGGTTTTCCCTGTTGCGACGACTTTGCTCATTTTGACTTTTTGGCTCCCTTCGATGCTTTACTGCCGCCTTTGCTCTTCACAGCAGTTGAGTCATCTGTACTTTTCACAGCACTTGCGATTGCCAATTTATGTTTATCGTTGTTGCGATATAAGAAATAGTTCTGAACAATAGTGTAAATGTTACTGTAAACCCAGTATAGCGGCAATGCTGCTGGGAAGTTGTAGGACATAACGAAAATCAGAACTGGATAGATCATCATCATGAACTGCATTGGCCCTTGTTGTTGCATCGGGTTCATTTTAGTCATCATTCTAGTTTGTATAAATGTTGTTAATGCTGCAAGCACTGGTAAGATAAACAGATGATCCGGCTTACCTAGCTCCAGCCATAAGAAGGAGTGCTCC
This genomic stretch from Paenibacillus sp. FSL H7-0737 harbors:
- the jag gene encoding RNA-binding cell elongation regulator Jag/EloR — translated: MSKVVATGKTIEEAVERGLTQLGVQKDRVTVNVLEQPSRGFLGLIGAKGAKVELTLIAEAAPASAASAPSLPQQSTRESKQEANGGVPRQDSGQPVEEAYQEAVHFIVDVAKSMGLEVEVEIVHTKESTILQISGPDLGLLIGRRGQTLDALQYLANIVANRYSDSFIRLVLDAENFRERRKKTLEELADRLASRVIRTRKEVVLEPMSPQERKIIHSRLQDHRQVNTLSKGEEPNRRVVITLK